CTCCTAACTTAAGTTAAGAGATCGGATTCAATTGAATCCGATCGAGCTTCTGTGGGAGAAgctttttcaatgagaaacAGGTGTAAATAAGGTAAGAGACTAAAAGAATAATGTTTTCTATCGAAATGATATGGGGATTGCGATGAAATCTAAAAACAAGTACCTCacttcttttaaaaaaatcgacaaaaaaatttgaaaaatgtcagtgagttcaaaattacaaattgaaactttcttccCCTCTGAAATTTTATCCCAAACCCCATATTTCTTAAGTTATTGTCAGTCGAGACCTGACCgaaaagatgaaaacaaaatttttcaaaaacgtaATCTAAAATAATTCGAACAAGTTTATTATAAACCAACACAACTTTTTACCCTTCTGACGTTTCCTCGGAACCCCtaaagttttcgaaatatgCCACAATTTCTGAAACTCCTAATTTTTCGCTGAGATTAAGATAAccgtgcgaaaaaaaatcgtacgatatttaaaaaaaaataaaaataaagcttTCTCTATCCCCTTCAAAGATGTCATGGAGGAAAgtagcgaaaaaaaattctactatATTGGAAACCGGTTTACGAACgccaaaaatttgtcaaaaaacGGCGCTGTTCTAAAACGTGTGtcagctaaaaaaaaaattgcaaaagaaTTTAAGAGGCGGCAAATTGAAGCTCAACTTATTCCCTTCAAAATGACGTTTATTAAATTCGATCCCATTGATTTTTGACCAAGCTATCGAACTTTTAGTGTGGGTAAAAATTCCGACTGGTGAACCCAAACTTTTGGACGGGAGTGTACATAAGAACCTGTAATACTCCATTATTGTACAGACGATTCCGTATAGTCTTCAAAAGGTGTGGTGTTTCGGAAAAGACGAATATTTTGCGGCCTTGCTCAACCGGGTGATCGAAATAGTTGCGAAGAAAATCCTTCCCTCCACTCACTCCAACTTCGGACCAAAATTTCCGATTCGGGCTCGCTCCATCACTCACAACCGCGTGAATTTTCGCTCCAACTCCttctaataaaataatcaCCTTGACGATAAGCTGTGAGAGGAGTCCGCCTGCTACAGGTCCTCTCGAAGCGAACATCGCAATGGGTTAAGCATGACCATCATTCAAGGGCTGAAACATCAACACTAATGCATGGTTAgctttttcgttgaaattcgatgatttGTCACCTTCGTCACCCATATCAATCAGTCCCTTATACGTTAGTTGTTTTGTGTTTACGCTAACACTTTCCCGAGTTGCGATTTCATCTAGTAGAAGAATACCGTGTCGCTCcgattcttcttttttttcaagagccAGTCTGAGaacttcaaaaaattctaaatcGAAACCACAAgctgtttttattttcgataaatatcagtagtaggtggtgcactatggcgacccccactcctatccccactcctatccccactcctatccccactcctttcccccactaGGCCGAGCGGCCGGCGTTGTGGGCGAGAGGTTTGCGGGTGTGCGGAGGGGGGATGAGCGTgtcgccatagtgcaccatcgtttttttcaggtatatatatttttattttatatttctgaaaaaatataaaataaaaaatctttctctctctatattaattttatttttaaacgggataaaaaaaaagcagaaaataaaaaaataaaaattaaaaagaaaaaaataaaaaatatatatcgagaAACTTACCAGGGTGGcgtgcctctctctctccccgacCCAGGCTCCGCGCCGCTGTCTCGCGCACCATTGTTtttcacgcgcgcgcgcgcgcgcacacacacacacacacacacacacacacacacacacacacacactactCTTCAGGGTCGTCCGGGGCGGCAGCAACGCCGAGGAGCCCGTCTTCAACCCCTTCGTCGTAATCGGGATAGGCGGCCCGCAGTTCGTTCACGAGAACACCCCCGAGATTCCGGCCGTCCTCGGCAAACAGCTGGATGCTCAGGGGGTGACGTGCAGGAGGACTCATGACCGTAGCCGTAAGAGGCCCCTCGCACAGCGCTTCCATCTCATGGATGGGATGGTGAAAAGCCTCTAAGTAGGCGAGGCTGTGGAGGGAGCACTCTATCACGAGCGCCGGTATCGCCTCTAATGCCGCTGACGGGTGGTACAGGCAGTTTAGCTCGTAAAACTCACTGTCACCGTGGTCCACCAAATGCACCTCGACAAAATCACCGCTATCGCACTACACTATTTCCCCACGGTACGCAATACGCGAGCCCCGCAGCACCACCACACAGTTCACACCCGGCGTTGCCTCCTCGCTTTGGATGGGCCGGCCCAACCTCCCGTCTATAAACTCACTATACATTAAATTTACCACGTGGAGATACAATTGCTCCAGAGCGTCGGTACGGATGTACAGGTACGCAACGCTCAAGAACCGTATGACGCGGCACGTAAATGAGTGGCACAAAAACTCATAATCCCGGTAGCGCGGATACATTTttggtggaaaaataaaaaaaaaagaaaaaacttgtagAGGAGCGGTATATAAACGAGGCCGTGACGAGATACTCGCGCACGGTTCGGCTGAAGACTGACGGCTAAGACGTTCATGCAAATACGTGCTTATGGTGAGCACATCATTGCAGGGGCAAAAGAAGGACAGGAGGGGTGTAAAACAGCTGGCACCTCGGCCCGATGCAGTCATCCTCGTATACGGGGCAAAGGAATCACACatgccctctcgctcactctcgcGCTTAGATAAGACCGTTCGCGAGGCGCGATGCCTCGCGAGAGCTTGAGGTATTCGCTGCTTCATCAAAACTGCACGTGGCTGCAATCTCGACGGCGTACACCCTCTTACTCGCTCTCGTGCTAGCATACGCGTCAACGTAtacgctctcgctcgctctctctctcgagatACGGTACCTCGCGCTCACCGTGCACAGCCTCTAAGCAGGCGGGGGAGTACGTCATCGTAGCATTGACCTTAAGTCATAGCATCGCACTGGTTCTTTAAGCAACAGCCAGCAACGATGGTGTATACCGTCTCCCTCGCTCCAACGTCATGCTacatcctctttctctctcgcgagGCACAATACTCGAACATTTGAGAGTCGTGGCAATGATAGCGCATGCTATCTCGCTCGCACCCGCGTCGTGATAagccctctcgctcgctctcacaTGAGATGCGAGGCCCTGCGCTTTCGCGACGCCGTCGTGCTGTGTCATCAGAATTGCACGTGCACCGGCCGAGCGCTCCAGAGCTGTAACGTGGATAGAGCACAGCCTCTCGCCCACGCCTGGAGACATgatacattttctcgctcactctctctctcttgtgaagcacacgagcgcgagagcagcaacagcatatgccctctcgctcacactcgcgacaccgctcattctctcgctcgctctttcgctAACCGTAGAGGCACAGCGATTCACAGCTGTAGCAGTGATACCATAtaccgtctcgctcgctccaaCATCATGATacatcctctctctctctctttctctctcgtgggGGACGATACTCGAGCATCTGAGAGTCGCGGCAATGATAGAGCATGCTATCTCGCTCGCGCCCGTGCCGTGATAagccctctcgctcgctctctcatgaGATGCGAGGCCCTGCGCTCTCGCGACGCCGTCGTGCAGCGTCATCAGAATTGCACGTGCATCGGCCGAGCGCTCCAGAGCTGTAACGAGGATAGAGCACAGCCTCTCGCCCACACCTGGAGACATgatacattttctcgctcactctctctcttgtgaagcgcacgagcgcgagagcagcagcaacagcatatgccctctcgctcacaCTCGCGACACCGCTCATTCTCTCACCCGCTCTTTCGCTAGTCGTAGAGACACAGCGCTTCACAGCTGTAGCAGTGATATCATAtaccgtctcgctcgctccacCATCATGATacatcctctctctctttctctctcgtgggGCCCGATACTCGAGCATCTGAGAGTCGCGGCAATGATAGAGCATGCTATCTCACTCGCTCCCGTGCCATGATAAACCCTCTCGCTTGCGCTCTCATGAGATGCGAGGCTCTGCGCTCTCGCGACGTCGTCGTGCAGTGTCATCAGAATTGCACGTGCATCGGCCGAGCGCTCCAGAGCTGTAACATGGATAGAGCACAGCCTCTCGCCCACACCTGGAGACATgatacattttctcgctcactctctctcttgtgaagcgcgcgagagcagcagcaacagtatATACCCTCTCGCTCACACTCGCGACACCGCTCATTCTCTCACTTGCTCTCTCGCTAGATGTAGAGGCACAACTCTTCAAAGCTGTAGCAGTGATGACGTATGccgtctcgctcactctcatCATACCGATCCTTTAGTGAGCagtcctctctctcgctctaccGTAAGACGCGATGCTTTATACAGAACTGTCGGGATTACACATACGGATGCAGCCTCTTGATGCCTCTAAACAAATCCCCAtcaatatatattctttaTTATATGCTATTTTGCGACTTCAGCCGATTCACTTATGAAGAGCGTATCTCCGAGGGCTAAAGACACAGCTCGGTCTTCGGGAGAAGATGCTATACAGAagatggagcaatatgctcgGAAATATGCTTGCAGGGCTAAACAAAGCTGTCTCACTCGTGCGCGTGCTTTTTCACGCAAACACCGGGGACCATGCAGAGTACTGTTAAACTTCAGCGACTGCTCCTTTGCtgtcttgaaaaaagtatcgCTAGCATTTTAATCATGATTCACACCTATCTTCTCGCTCGAGATATGACAGTAGCGATTCAACCATCATATAGAACGGTATTTAACGATCACCCCTTACAATGTCGGATGAATCAGTGCGTTCTTGTATTTTGGGTCTTTTACGTCTAACAAAACCGCATAGCGCTCAGCTGAGACGCCGGTGTAACGACCTATGGTGTTACGAGTTGCTGCGTTTATCGGGTGCTCGACTCGTGAACAGACTTAAATACGTGATCTGGTGGGCCCCTTTACGTGCTCTAGTGGTGGCCTATAACAGAGGCATATTAAGTGGTCAACGAGTGCTGGATGCTGTGTATGACGAGTTACAGCGCCGCGGTGTTTTAGAAGCCCCCCGCGTAAGAGACCTTGTCGGTGAAATCAGATGTAAGTACCATTATCACGATAAATCACTGTTGTTGGCGATTAGCAATACAacagctattttttttttaccataggctatcggcagttttacgatgcggggagtgacgaagaagaggctctcgctgaggCGACGAGAGCTGTGGAGGAAACGGATCTAGAGCGTCAAACAGCCCTCTACCGTACGTATTCAACTCTGCTTTGGCATTATCATCcgcgattttcgtttttagacGTAAAAACCACGGGGGCGGTATTTTTCCAGAACCGTTGCACGAGGAGGGGGTAGGGGAAGAACCTAGAGCGAGCACCTCGGCAGCCCCGGCCGAGACGATACCGCAGCATTTTACCATATATCGGCCGTTTTACGACGCTGTgagtgacgaagaagaagaggctctcgctgagACGACGAGAGCTGCGGAGGAAGCGGATCTAGAGCATCAAACCGCCCTCTACCGTGTGTATTCAACTCTGTTTTGGCATTATTATCAGCGATTCTCGTTTTTAGATATAAAAGCTACTGGCGCggttttttttcagaaccgcAGCATGAGGAGAGGGCCGAGGAAGAGCCTAGAGCGAGCACCTCGGCAACCTCGGCCGAGCCGGTACCGCTGCAGCCCGAATTTGATGACGACGAGGCGTCGACTATTCTCAACCCCTCCTTGATGTTTAGCGATCGGTCTGATATACTGGGTAAGCATAGCCGTACagcgataataaaataaaaataaaccgcgttaataaacagaaattatgaaataacccAAACAGCTGTGTACCGGCACACCAGAGCTAACGATGACGACGGAGCGATAGCGGGTCCATCGTATCACCACCATCGTCAGCAGGAAGATGATGACCTCGTACAACCCGAGAATCAGCTGGGGGTGTATCCGCTGGACGCTCAACaggcggaggaggaggaggagggggaggaggaggagcgtCTAAACGAGGAGCGATTAGAAGCTAGACGCTTCGGCCTATGGTTTCAAGAGCTGATGGAGTGTGATTCaggtaaagaaataataatgtcttctctctctttctccctcactcgcgcgctttctctctctctctttatctctagcCCTTGCGGTAAATGCAGGATATGTTTAAAAggctttattatatttaacacAGGGTACTCGTCAGCTGACTCGTCAGCTGTCTCGTTATTGGCGTACCGCGATTAGTACGAGGTACACTAAAGTTACAATATGCCTTTTTATCAGCGATCTCTACCCTATAACTCACGCTTTTGTTTGATTACAGATATACAAACGGGCGGGGGGAGAACGCGCAATACACAGGGGTGCGAGGCTTTCGGGGATGTGCAACCCCCGGGAGGGCGGATCATCATCACGCACGATAcagctcgttatttcaaacgttttcgaCTACGTGGTCGGGAGATAACACTGCGTATCCGCCAACCTCAAGCTGGCGCAAACGTGACAGCATGGCTTGAAGGAGCATTCCGCGATCTTCTGACGCATCTCACGAGTCACTGTGAGGGTGGTGACTACGCGGGGATCTCGTTCTCCGCGAGCTGCTTAGCGCACGGCCCCGTCTGGCTTTCATTCCGCCCTGTCCGCGCCTATACATTTGTAGATATCTGGCAATTAATAACAAACATAGCTCAAAGTGCAGCGTCTCTGGATATTAATgattctttccatataaaagtatgtatcgTTAAAGGTTTGGAGggtagggggcgaaaaggttTGACACACGAGGGCGttgctaaaaaatcaattttaacgatTCGAAATACCGACAATCTGTGTCTACCGCGCTCGTTAGTAACAGCACGCGCGTACGCGGAAAGGGGTGATATACGCTCGGGGGCTCTGCATTCTAGATGGCAGCGTATACGACAGATTAACGGGTCGCTTCAAAAAGAGGCGGCGCTTGAGCTCACGAGAAGCGCAAATGTTGTTATACAGCCCGCTGGCTGCGGTATGCGCGAAATTGCTATATACCAGAATTATTTGGCTCGCGAGGGGTTAGCTATCgtggttttcgagtttttgactTTGGGGCGACGCGAAAGACCGGTGTTTGACGGTACACAGACGGTTATGGATACAGTAGGCTCAGTCCGGCACACGTTATACATTCTGTATTATGAGCGGTCGCATCATTTCCAGCCTATCTTGAATCTGCGTGGTGCTGTAGGCAGCTTAAACTTCTGCGCAATCTGTAACGTCCGTTCTCGTCGGGATCAtagatgtttaaaaaagaaatgcccTCGCTGCCTTCAAGCACCGCCCTGCGCTCTGGGAGCAGCTGCCGCGATCAGATGCGAGACATGTAACCGCGATTTTTTTGGGGAGCAATGTTTAGAAAATCACAGGGCTGTTACCATCCGTCGTAAACACAGGGTAAACACTGTTTGCGAGTCTCTTCAGCGGTGCCGTAACTGCTTTCGCGCGATAAGAcctttagagaaaaagacgcaTGTGTGCGGGGAGGGTTTCTGTAAAACGTATAAATCGCGGCACCCCTATAATCGCCTGTGCTATATGAGGCCTATTCGCGTCGATGAGAGGCCAATAGAGAACATATTCATATTCTATGATTTTGAAACGCAGCAGTGTACCCCTGTAAAAGGTGATCCTACAACGCGCGTTCACGAACCGAATCTTTGCGTAGCTCAACGTGTCTGCACCAAGTGCTGCGATAATGCTTCTATAGACGAGCCGTGCGAGCATTGCGGGGATCACGAGTTTATATTTAGGACGAACCCTGTGTGTCAACTTGTAGAGTTAGCCATACAGAGTATGCCGAACTTCTCTCACGTATTTTTAATAGCCCATAACGCCGGTGGTTTCGACGCCCAGTTTATCCTGCGCTACCtcatcgaggagaaaaaaacgcagcTCCCTTCTTTAATAATGAACGGCActaaaatcatcacaatgcgCATTGGCAAACTCGTGTTTCTCGACAGCTTGAACTACTTTCACATGCCTCTGAGTGCACTGCCTAAATCTTTCGGTCTAAAAACTGCTCTCGCCAAAGGATCTTTTCCGCATCTGTTCAATAGGCCCGAgaatcaaaattatattgGGCCGATGCCGCCTGCGGCCGATTACTCTCCCGACACTATGCGCCCGGAGGAACGCGAGCGTTTTTTTGCATGGTATAACGAGTTAAAGAATGCCTCTTAtgtatttaacttttcaaacgaGCTCATAACCTATTGTAAAAACGACGTTACGATATTGAGACAGGCCTGTGTGGTTTTCCGGAAAATCTTCAAGGACAGCGGACGCGTTTGCCCGTTTAGCGAAAACACAACAATCGCGTCCGCCTGCTTTcaaatcttttgaaaaaattttttaaaacctaaCACGATCGGTATTATACCTACGGGCGGTTACAGATGGGCTCACAATCAGTCAAAAAAAGCGGTCTCTTGGCTCGTGTGGATGGAGCATTCTTTAAATCGTCGTATCATTCACGCAGGACGCTCGCGCAAGTTTAAAttgcctcaaaatttattagtagACGGTTACTACGAAACACCTGATTCAGCCCACGTGTTACAGTTTCACGGTTGCTATTGGCACGGGTGTTTGAGCTGTTTCACTGTAAACAGAGACCGTGTACAAAGCGATGGTGATACACTGAACGAGCGTCTCGAGAGAACAAACGCTATATCGCAGAGAATCCGCTCAAGCGGCTACACGTTAACCGAGATTTGGGAGTGCGCGTATGACCGGATGATAAAAACAGATTTAGAGATGAGCGCTTTTGTGAGTGATCACCCTCTGGTTCGAGCGGAGCCTCTCAATCCGCGCGATGCTTTTTTCGGTGGTCGCACGGAAAACATGGTCACTCTGTACGACGTGAAAGACGGGGAGCAGATACGATATGTTGACGTTTGCTCTTTGTA
The window above is part of the Venturia canescens isolate UGA chromosome 5, ASM1945775v1, whole genome shotgun sequence genome. Proteins encoded here:
- the LOC122411381 gene encoding uncharacterized protein, with product MSDESQYNSYFFFTIGYRQFYDAGSDEEEALAEATRAVEETDLERQTALYQPLHEEGVGEEPRASTSAAPAETIPQHFTIYRPFYDAVSDEEEEALAETTRAAEEADLEHQTALYQPQHEERAEEEPRASTSATSAEPVPLQPEFDDDEASTILNPSLMFSDRSDILAVYRHTRANDDDGAIAGPSYHHHRQQEDDDLVQPENQLGVYPLDAQQAEEEEEGEEEERLNEERLEARRFGLWFQELMECDSGYSSADSSAVSLLAYRD